In Nocardia sp. NBC_00403, one DNA window encodes the following:
- a CDS encoding DUF4132 domain-containing protein, whose protein sequence is MERSVPEIYLDVVREQREALWRLVDQARVLAKAGDLAGLWDTAEVIRLRIEHGDDQTIGNLAPHVGDIVSELDDLYDAGFPVDRPDDVTGLLAAPWPTAHRKSLLAAALGSDVRHRQLLDEIAEQAIATTDTHLLRVLVFTPLGTLRRETVAQILDTLHRAGALDDTVVERAFTDDRYLGYAIIGHSPTGDATSPPLTCADTVRKHVDALTWRLVSAPAPADWDELPKVLAPRGLRFARAALTWQGDQRVADHLGAAELTDEERTALLDLLRDRPVEEQRRAFGWRLRAGDADTLLPLFDLERAAPLLRLIRAMPVGEATRQDRAVLLAAIENAGPDAARRLLELEPNELVSAVMGGNRAQVVKRVKHNALQGIAAFGMLPLAPDETVLDRYLALRESAKKGAKLGPNRRHSHAAAIAVALDHLAQVAGVLEASRLEWDCEARIATETPTELAVGDYRIALQFDGADPTMAVSRAGKALKSVPATVRADPGYQGLREHQERLRDQARRMRTGLVERLVATAGTLAPDELIRLRSLPAGAAMLPALLWRDRAGVIDLLDQVDTTGPVTAVHPVELHERGMLADWQAEIVRRRLRQPIKQAFRELYVLTPAEREAGDVSRRFAGQTVNGRIAGQLLSGRGWFTHGEYDDHQATRVVGDGLIAALRCDFHGYFGMGNVLVGEVRFLISGPRGLGRYGAPTGSGSVGGTPVPLVDVSPVVFSEVMRDLDLVVSVAGTEPELYLSPAQAASRAQVLAALIADLGLARVTVEGHSAVVRGTRATYRVHLTSGSIHVDPGGYLCVVPASFGAKAHRRLFLPFADEDRMTSVILSKVLLLAEDEKVSDPSILTQLDSLTGKAAN, encoded by the coding sequence GTGGAGCGATCCGTACCAGAGATCTACCTCGACGTCGTCCGCGAACAGCGTGAGGCGCTGTGGCGGCTGGTGGACCAGGCGCGGGTCCTGGCGAAGGCCGGCGACCTGGCGGGCTTGTGGGACACCGCCGAGGTGATCCGGCTCCGGATCGAGCACGGCGACGACCAGACGATCGGCAATCTGGCACCACACGTGGGCGACATCGTTTCGGAGCTCGACGATCTCTACGACGCCGGCTTCCCGGTCGACCGGCCGGACGACGTTACCGGCCTGCTTGCCGCGCCGTGGCCGACGGCTCACCGGAAATCTCTGCTGGCCGCCGCCCTGGGGAGCGACGTCCGGCACCGGCAACTGCTCGACGAGATCGCGGAACAGGCCATCGCCACCACCGACACCCACCTGCTGCGGGTGCTCGTGTTCACTCCGCTCGGCACCCTGCGCCGAGAGACCGTGGCGCAGATTCTCGACACGCTGCACCGAGCCGGCGCCCTTGACGACACCGTGGTCGAACGGGCCTTCACCGACGACCGCTACCTCGGCTACGCCATCATCGGCCACTCGCCGACCGGCGACGCGACCAGCCCGCCGCTGACCTGCGCGGACACCGTCCGCAAACACGTGGATGCGCTGACCTGGCGGCTCGTCTCCGCACCAGCCCCCGCCGACTGGGACGAGCTGCCCAAGGTGCTGGCGCCGCGCGGTCTGCGGTTTGCTCGTGCGGCGCTGACCTGGCAAGGCGACCAGCGGGTGGCCGATCACCTCGGGGCGGCGGAACTTACCGACGAGGAACGCACCGCCCTTCTCGACCTGCTGCGGGATCGACCCGTAGAGGAACAACGCCGGGCGTTCGGGTGGCGGCTGCGCGCCGGTGACGCCGACACGCTGCTACCGCTGTTCGACCTGGAACGCGCCGCGCCATTGCTGCGCCTGATCCGGGCGATGCCAGTCGGCGAAGCCACCCGCCAGGACCGGGCGGTCCTCCTCGCCGCGATCGAGAACGCCGGCCCGGACGCTGCTCGGCGCCTGCTGGAACTCGAACCCAATGAGCTGGTCTCCGCGGTCATGGGTGGCAACCGCGCCCAGGTGGTGAAGCGCGTCAAACACAATGCGCTGCAGGGCATCGCCGCGTTCGGGATGCTGCCGCTCGCTCCGGACGAGACGGTCCTCGACCGCTACCTGGCGCTGCGCGAGTCCGCGAAGAAAGGCGCCAAGCTCGGCCCCAACCGCAGACACAGCCACGCCGCCGCGATCGCGGTCGCCCTCGACCACCTGGCGCAGGTGGCCGGCGTTCTGGAGGCGAGCCGCCTCGAATGGGACTGCGAGGCACGCATCGCCACCGAGACCCCCACGGAATTGGCGGTCGGCGACTACCGGATCGCGTTGCAATTCGACGGCGCCGACCCGACGATGGCAGTCAGCCGGGCGGGCAAGGCGCTGAAGTCGGTGCCGGCCACCGTCCGCGCCGACCCCGGCTACCAGGGGCTTCGTGAGCATCAGGAGCGACTGCGGGACCAGGCTCGCCGGATGCGGACCGGGCTGGTGGAGCGGCTGGTCGCCACCGCCGGGACGCTGGCGCCGGACGAGCTGATCCGACTGCGGTCGCTGCCGGCCGGTGCGGCGATGTTGCCTGCGCTGCTCTGGCGGGACCGAGCGGGTGTAATCGACCTGCTCGACCAAGTCGACACCACCGGCCCGGTCACCGCCGTCCACCCCGTCGAACTACACGAGCGCGGGATGCTCGCCGACTGGCAGGCGGAGATCGTGCGACGTCGCCTCCGACAGCCGATCAAGCAGGCGTTCCGGGAGCTGTATGTGCTCACTCCGGCCGAACGCGAGGCGGGCGACGTGTCGCGGCGGTTCGCCGGTCAGACGGTCAACGGCCGGATTGCGGGCCAGTTGCTGTCCGGTCGGGGCTGGTTCACCCATGGTGAGTACGACGATCATCAGGCGACCCGCGTCGTCGGCGACGGCCTTATAGCGGCGCTGCGCTGCGACTTCCACGGCTACTTCGGTATGGGGAACGTCCTTGTCGGTGAGGTCCGCTTTCTGATCAGCGGCCCCCGTGGCCTGGGCCGTTACGGTGCCCCGACCGGCTCGGGCAGTGTCGGTGGCACGCCAGTGCCGCTGGTCGACGTTTCGCCGGTGGTGTTCTCCGAGGTCATGCGAGACCTGGACTTGGTGGTGTCGGTCGCCGGCACCGAGCCGGAGTTGTACCTGTCGCCGGCGCAGGCGGCGAGTCGGGCGCAGGTGCTCGCGGCGCTCATTGCCGACCTGGGGCTGGCCCGCGTCACCGTCGAGGGGCACTCGGCCGTGGTGCGGGGCACCCGGGCAACCTATCGGGTGCACCTGACCAGCGGCAGCATCCACGTCGACCCGGGCGGCTACCTTTGTGTAGTGCCTGCCTCCTTCGGCGCCAAGGCGCACCGGCGGCTGTTCCTGCCGTTCGCCGACGAGGACCGGATGACGAGCGTCATTCTGAGCAAGGTGCTCCTGCTCGCCGAGGACGAGAAGGTCAGCGACCCGTCGATCCTGACTCAGCTCGATTCCCTCACTGGCAAAGCCGCGAACTGA
- a CDS encoding DoxX family protein encodes MRVAAVGTESVDDRVGAELPPETSGQHWNPFVCIIFRLCFVYFGLFCLVYPRIISEFLGLVGRLLPDSTPFWLARLWRPLVEWAGEHVFGTDAAAHEDSISGDQTFLWVLLFCILVVAGVATVLWTVLDRRRPNYVVLSSWFLLFVRLCLAVEMLVYGLSKVVPNQMPSPALARLLEPYGDFSPMAVLWSQVGVSQPYEILLGTAELVGGLLLFLPRTTTVGALLSLVCTMQVFVLNMTYDVPAKILAFHLMLLCSMLLAPEARRLANVLVLDRPADRSTRRPLLRSARGNRIAVGLQAALGIWLLISGAYSSLDAYRDHGAGSKEPPLYGIWTVAEFSLEGQQVPALATDEIRWQRVVFDRQNATIQRMDGTLVPVIAIVDTSAYTIAMVLLPTAPGTQPTPLGAFTFDQPAPDHLAMAGQLNSRSVTIALQQVDLDSFPLRSRGFHWVQEYPYFR; translated from the coding sequence ATGCGAGTGGCAGCGGTCGGTACAGAGTCGGTCGACGATCGGGTAGGCGCCGAGCTGCCGCCCGAAACCAGCGGCCAGCATTGGAACCCGTTCGTATGCATCATATTTCGGCTCTGCTTTGTGTACTTCGGGCTGTTCTGCCTGGTGTACCCCCGGATCATCTCTGAGTTCCTCGGGCTGGTGGGCCGCTTGCTACCGGACTCGACGCCGTTCTGGCTCGCACGCCTGTGGCGTCCCCTCGTCGAATGGGCCGGCGAGCATGTGTTCGGCACAGACGCTGCCGCGCATGAGGATTCGATCAGTGGTGACCAGACGTTCCTGTGGGTGCTGCTGTTCTGCATCCTGGTCGTCGCGGGGGTTGCGACCGTCCTATGGACCGTTCTCGATCGGCGCCGGCCGAACTATGTGGTGCTGAGCAGTTGGTTCCTGCTCTTCGTCCGGCTATGCCTTGCCGTGGAGATGCTGGTCTACGGGCTTTCCAAAGTTGTCCCCAACCAGATGCCGTCGCCGGCGCTGGCCAGGCTGCTCGAGCCGTACGGGGATTTCAGTCCGATGGCCGTGTTGTGGAGCCAGGTCGGGGTGTCGCAGCCGTACGAGATCCTGCTCGGCACTGCGGAACTGGTCGGCGGACTGCTGCTCTTCCTTCCGAGAACGACGACGGTGGGCGCGCTGCTGAGTCTGGTGTGCACGATGCAGGTGTTCGTGCTGAACATGACCTACGACGTCCCCGCCAAGATCCTGGCATTTCACCTGATGCTGCTGTGCTCGATGCTGTTGGCTCCGGAGGCGCGCAGGCTGGCGAATGTGCTGGTGCTCGACCGGCCCGCTGATCGCTCGACTCGGCGCCCGCTGCTACGCAGCGCGCGTGGGAATCGGATCGCGGTGGGTTTACAAGCCGCACTTGGTATCTGGCTGCTCATCTCGGGCGCGTACTCGAGCTTGGATGCGTACCGTGACCACGGCGCGGGCAGCAAGGAGCCACCGCTGTACGGGATCTGGACGGTGGCAGAGTTCAGCCTCGAGGGCCAGCAGGTCCCGGCCTTGGCCACTGATGAGATTCGTTGGCAGCGTGTTGTTTTCGATCGGCAGAACGCGACCATCCAGCGCATGGACGGCACGCTGGTACCGGTGATCGCCATAGTCGACACCAGCGCATACACAATCGCCATGGTGCTGCTACCCACAGCACCCGGCACCCAGCCGACCCCCTTGGGTGCCTTCACTTTCGACCAGCCCGCACCGGATCATCTTGCCATGGCCGGACAACTGAACAGCCGGTCGGTGACCATCGCCCTGCAACAGGTCGACCTGGATTCCTTCCCCTTGCGCAGCCGCGGTTTCCACTGGGTTCAGGAATACCCGTACTTCCGCTGA
- a CDS encoding TetR/AcrR family transcriptional regulator: MTTEHDAPQPDKDRTGDRRRQRGTRSRQFITRHAVDIASLDGLGGISFGRLADDLGISKPGIQTLFRTKESLQLATVETAREVFVGAVIRPAQAAPEGAARMRMLIERWIAYAEQPLFPGGCFWGATMPEFDSHPGQIRDGLLRQRRAWLDTLARQLERAAADRQLLETDIDLAVFQIDAMLNATNIALRLGDSDSIRKMRQVIDGLLLPNSRSQANCSP, from the coding sequence ATGACGACCGAGCACGACGCCCCGCAACCTGACAAGGACCGAACCGGTGATCGGCGTCGGCAGCGTGGGACACGATCGCGCCAGTTCATCACCCGGCACGCTGTCGATATCGCGTCGCTGGACGGACTGGGCGGGATCAGCTTCGGACGTCTCGCCGATGACCTCGGCATCAGCAAACCGGGAATTCAAACACTGTTCCGCACCAAGGAAAGTCTGCAGCTGGCCACGGTGGAAACGGCACGCGAGGTCTTCGTCGGCGCGGTCATCCGTCCGGCGCAGGCAGCACCGGAGGGCGCGGCCCGGATGCGTATGCTGATCGAGCGGTGGATCGCCTATGCCGAGCAGCCGCTGTTTCCCGGCGGCTGCTTCTGGGGCGCCACTATGCCGGAGTTCGACAGCCACCCCGGACAGATCCGCGACGGACTGCTGCGACAACGCCGCGCTTGGCTCGACACCCTCGCGCGACAACTCGAGCGGGCTGCCGCCGACCGACAGCTCCTGGAAACTGATATCGACCTGGCCGTCTTCCAGATCGACGCCATGCTCAACGCAACCAATATCGCGCTGCGCCTCGGCGACTCCGACAGCATCCGGAAGATGCGCCAGGTAATCGACGGTCTCCTACTGCCGAACTCTCGATCACAGGCGAACTGCTCGCCTTAA
- a CDS encoding MIP/aquaporin family protein, which produces MHTPTMAAAAAQELSLPRRLVAEALGTGFLLTAVVGSGILGQRLAGGNTAIALLVNALATAAALFALIEWFAPVSGAHFNPVVTAALAVRGDISRRAAIAYVPAQVWGAVTGVAVADLMFGEPVWSWSTSPRHGGAQLLGEFVSTFGLVGAVWVCSRTRPSKVAGVVATYIGAAFWFTPTDFANPAVTVARALTNTFSGIRPADVPGFVLAEIIGVTAAVVLFGWLLPVSPDTERSRE; this is translated from the coding sequence ATGCACACACCGACCATGGCCGCCGCTGCGGCACAGGAGCTTTCGCTGCCTCGGAGGCTGGTGGCCGAGGCACTCGGCACGGGGTTTCTGCTCACCGCTGTCGTCGGCTCGGGCATTCTCGGCCAGCGCCTCGCCGGCGGGAACACCGCCATCGCTCTGCTGGTGAACGCATTGGCCACTGCGGCGGCGCTGTTCGCGCTGATCGAATGGTTCGCCCCGGTGTCGGGCGCGCATTTCAATCCGGTGGTCACGGCGGCCCTGGCCGTCCGCGGCGACATATCCCGACGCGCTGCCATCGCCTATGTGCCGGCGCAAGTGTGGGGCGCTGTCACCGGAGTGGCCGTGGCGGACCTGATGTTCGGTGAACCGGTCTGGTCGTGGTCCACCTCGCCACGCCACGGCGGGGCACAGTTGCTCGGTGAATTCGTCTCGACCTTCGGTCTGGTCGGCGCCGTGTGGGTGTGCTCGCGGACCCGTCCTTCGAAGGTGGCCGGGGTGGTCGCCACGTATATCGGCGCCGCGTTCTGGTTCACGCCGACCGACTTCGCCAATCCCGCCGTGACGGTTGCCCGAGCGTTGACGAACACCTTCTCCGGCATCCGTCCGGCCGATGTCCCCGGCTTCGTACTCGCCGAAATCATCGGAGTCACCGCCGCTGTGGTCCTTTTCGGCTGGCTCCTGCCGGTCTCACCAGATACCGAGAGGTCGAGGGAATGA
- a CDS encoding ester cyclase yields MDGHRMFELVQVLAVAKSRQDLPAALRLLHPEMVLENLAFGTTARGLAENEQALARFFTTFPDYHVDLEGHADDGESLVCWGTARMTMTGHRFGVVPSGERAEVPVFIRFTFADDLIANERFFFDLSSLCAQSGVSTDAVRHKLFGDTGRRTSTVGDRR; encoded by the coding sequence ATGGATGGTCACCGCATGTTCGAGCTCGTGCAGGTCCTGGCCGTTGCGAAGAGCAGGCAGGACCTGCCTGCGGCATTGCGGCTGCTCCACCCCGAAATGGTGTTGGAGAACCTGGCATTCGGGACCACGGCCCGCGGGTTGGCGGAGAACGAGCAGGCCCTGGCACGGTTCTTCACGACGTTCCCGGATTATCACGTCGATCTGGAGGGGCACGCCGACGACGGCGAGTCGCTGGTGTGCTGGGGCACCGCGCGAATGACCATGACCGGCCACCGATTCGGGGTCGTTCCGAGCGGCGAGCGCGCCGAGGTGCCGGTGTTCATCCGATTTACCTTCGCAGACGACCTGATTGCGAACGAACGATTCTTCTTCGACCTGTCCAGCCTGTGCGCGCAATCGGGCGTGTCCACGGATGCGGTGCGGCACAAACTGTTCGGCGATACCGGCCGCAGGACGAGCACGGTGGGAGACCGGCGATGA
- a CDS encoding DUF3237 domain-containing protein, giving the protein MTVDARAKAVETIRTAPLFDIVVDLNPRLEFGAGGVLGRRVLFGAAGGSFEGPGLRGEVVAGGGDWALFRPDGTMLLDVRLTLRTDDDELVHMTYQGRWVIPPEVRAEMADPATRFRIDPARYYFRTNPLFETGSTRYAWLNDVVAVGTGYLVDGGVAYHVERVL; this is encoded by the coding sequence ATGACGGTGGACGCGCGTGCGAAGGCTGTCGAAACAATCAGAACCGCACCACTTTTCGACATAGTCGTGGATCTGAACCCGCGATTGGAGTTCGGCGCCGGTGGCGTCCTCGGCCGCAGGGTGCTCTTCGGCGCGGCCGGTGGATCGTTCGAGGGACCCGGGCTGCGCGGCGAGGTGGTTGCCGGCGGTGGCGACTGGGCGCTGTTCCGTCCCGACGGGACGATGCTGCTGGACGTTCGGCTAACGCTGCGCACCGATGACGACGAGCTGGTGCACATGACCTACCAAGGCCGCTGGGTGATACCGCCGGAAGTGCGCGCCGAGATGGCCGACCCGGCGACCCGATTCCGGATCGACCCGGCACGCTACTACTTCCGGACGAATCCGCTGTTCGAAACCGGATCGACCCGATACGCCTGGCTGAACGATGTCGTCGCCGTCGGGACGGGGTATCTGGTCGACGGCGGTGTGGCCTACCACGTCGAGCGCGTGCTGTGA
- a CDS encoding aldo/keto reductase, producing MTSTDTLPTTTLGSTGIEVGVQGLGCMGMSEFYGTADLTESRSTLDRALELGVTLFDTADMYGSGHNEEFLSDFVEANRNRVVLATKFGIVRKADDPTYRGIDNSAAYIRNAVEASLRRLGTDTIDLYYMHRRNPAVPIEESVGAMAELVAQGKVRALGLSEVTGDELRAAHAVHPIAAIQSEWSLFSRDVERTAVPAAAELGVAFVPYSPLGRGFLTGSFTPAGDSADAKDFRHTMPRFSGDNAAHNTELLAPLRAIADARGITLAEVALAWVHAQATVHGLSVVPIPGTRRRARLADNVAAATIALTAAELAVLEPIAGQVAGNRYADMSFTSVGRE from the coding sequence ATGACCTCCACCGATACGCTTCCCACTACGACGCTCGGCAGCACTGGCATCGAGGTGGGTGTGCAGGGACTCGGCTGCATGGGGATGAGCGAGTTCTACGGAACCGCCGACCTGACCGAGTCGCGGTCGACCCTGGATCGCGCACTGGAACTCGGTGTCACCCTGTTCGATACCGCCGACATGTACGGCTCCGGCCATAACGAGGAGTTCCTCAGCGATTTCGTCGAGGCCAATCGGAACCGGGTGGTACTTGCCACCAAGTTCGGCATCGTCCGCAAGGCCGACGATCCCACCTACAGAGGCATCGACAACTCCGCCGCCTACATCCGCAATGCGGTGGAGGCCAGCTTGCGCAGGCTCGGTACCGACACCATCGACCTGTACTACATGCACCGCCGCAATCCGGCGGTGCCGATCGAAGAATCGGTCGGCGCGATGGCGGAATTGGTTGCGCAGGGAAAGGTTCGGGCGCTCGGTTTATCCGAGGTGACCGGTGACGAACTGCGTGCGGCCCACGCCGTCCACCCGATTGCGGCCATACAGTCCGAGTGGTCGCTGTTCTCCCGGGATGTCGAGCGCACGGCGGTGCCCGCCGCCGCGGAACTCGGCGTGGCATTCGTGCCGTACTCGCCGCTCGGCCGCGGATTCCTCACCGGTTCCTTTACCCCTGCAGGTGACTCGGCGGATGCGAAAGATTTCCGGCACACCATGCCGCGGTTCTCCGGCGACAACGCCGCGCACAACACCGAACTACTCGCCCCGCTGCGCGCCATCGCGGACGCCCGCGGCATCACCCTCGCAGAAGTCGCGCTCGCCTGGGTGCACGCGCAGGCCACCGTGCACGGCCTGTCGGTTGTTCCGATCCCCGGCACTCGCCGCCGCGCCCGGCTGGCCGATAACGTAGCGGCCGCGACCATCGCGCTGACCGCCGCCGAGCTCGCCGTGTTGGAACCGATCGCGGGACAGGTCGCCGGAAACCGCTACGCGGATATGTCTTTCACCTCCGTGGGTCGGGAATGA